A portion of the bacterium genome contains these proteins:
- the tuf gene encoding elongation factor Tu (EF-Tu; promotes GTP-dependent binding of aminoacyl-tRNA to the A-site of ribosomes during protein biosynthesis; when the tRNA anticodon matches the mRNA codon, GTP hydrolysis results; the inactive EF-Tu-GDP leaves the ribosome and release of GDP is promoted by elongation factor Ts; many prokaryotes have two copies of the gene encoding EF-Tu) has translation MAKEKFNRSKPHVNIGTIGHVDHGKTTLTSAITMVQAQRGMS, from the coding sequence AATTTAACAGGTCGAAACCGCACGTCAACATCGGTACGATTGGTCACGTGGATCACGGCAAGACGACATTGACGTCGGCGATCACGATGGTACAGGCACAACGCGGCATGTCGA